The following is a genomic window from Nymphaea colorata isolate Beijing-Zhang1983 chromosome 3, ASM883128v2, whole genome shotgun sequence.
GAGTTAAGGTTAGGCCAGGGGCCAAGAGTTGGAGTTCAGATCTGGTGCTTCGGTTCTGGATGCGGCATCATCCGATCGGTTTGAACCTGAACCGCACGGTAGATCAAAACCCGAAGCATCCGCCGTTTCTTTGGATCCGGAAAACGATTATCCCGGAGCGTATAAACAGTGTTACGAGACAAAGATCCAGGGtggctccctctctctccctctctttctacAGAGGAAATGCTGCACGGCTGCAAGGTGTCCGGTTTTTCTCGGGGGACACTTCTCCAACCGTCCTTCAATCGCCGGAATGTCGGTTCCCAGCCCCTAAGCCGGCGTGATATTCGGTTAGCACCGGCGTCTTCGTCGGCTTCCGTCGCCCATGGACTCCCAGATCTGGCCGTCTCTGAACCGTCCAGCGACACCAGGGAGAGTCTCGCCGATCGGCTACGCCTCGGGAACTTGGAGGAAGACGGTTTCTCGTACAAGGAAAGGTTCATCGTGCGGTGCTACGAGGTCGGCGTCAACAGGACGGCCACGATCGAGACGGTCGCGAATCTTTTGCAGGTACTGCTGTAAtgagtttcttcttcattggcTTATGTTACGGTCAGATTTAGTAAATCCGGtattctatttttctctttttgggcCCCTGCTCTTTAGGTCGTCGATTTGTGAGTGCTTGCTCGTTGAATCTCATGTTCAGCAGAATCTAAGTGTTCAATGAGCTTTATTTTGGGAAAGATGTGCACGAAATGACTTTTTCTCTTTGCTGCATGAGCTCGGTTTGGGCTGGTTGTCTATGTGAATAAGCAGATATTCCATGCATTATGCATGAAGTAGCAAGTTGGTATAAATGCcttttagaaataaaaacagACAACTGGGGTATACGCAAAGAAATTTACTCTACATGCAATGGATCTTATAGTTACATAAAGCACAGGAACGATCTTGATGCATGGCGGAGTAAGACACCTAGACTTGACGACTTAGTGGCTTAATGAGAGCCCCATGTGGTCCTCCATCCTTGGATTGGCTGTAGAGAGGGAAAATTTGTGCTTGGTAAACTCCTTTTGGTttaatctttttcatttgtGTCGATAGCagttccttctctttcctcaTGAATTTGAGTTCCAAATTGGACAGAGATATTTAATCTGCTTGGAGTCGATCTTTAGTAGCCCAAACTAATGATTCATGAGTTATTTATTCGACGTGCGTGTGAGCTTCAGGTCAAGGCTGATTTTGATAGCCGGTTTGAAAAGTTGGTTAACCAAGTACATAAACAGGGCCATCAATAATGTTGCTTATCGTTCCATTGTTCTCTTATGTAGGAAGTTGCATGCAGCCATGCACAGAGCGTTGGTTTTTCAACTGATGGATTTGCTACCACCAATACAATGAGAAAGCGAAACCTTATATGGGTTGCAGCTAGAATGCATATTGAAGTGTACAAGTATCCAGCTTGGTATGCTTGCAAGTTCTTGTGTTGTTGCTAATTTTGATGCTCTTTTGTTAGCTGGATTCAGTTGAACTAAGACCATTTCAGGGCCGATGTGGTGGAAATTGAGACATGGTGccaaggagaaggaaaaattgGTACAAGACGTGACTGGATCTTAAAGGACTTCGCAACAGATACAGTTATTGGAAGAGCTACCAGGTAGATTAACACACTGGTTTACTGAAGCTGTGTATGTCCCACACTAGTTTTGGCTAATGTTTATGTGTTAACATAATTTCTCACTTCTCAGTATTTAGATACTGATTTGCTGTAATTCTATAACTTCAAATGCTTTAGCTATAACATTCAAATGTCAATTGTCAATTCGTCATGCATCTCTATCATGCCAATTTTTGTGTGATTAGAATAACATGCAGTCCTCCATCGTCGCTTCTGGTACACAGAAGCAAAGACAATCCTTCATATTTCATACCTTATGGTATATGACCTATAGTCCTATACTCCTATAACCTATCAGATCTCAAACGAGCATGATCCATCTTCTTCTCACTTTGTTTGTCAAAGTTTTAATCTGGTGAGAAGAGTTTGTGATATTGGTTGAAACCATGGTCACAAAAAGCTTTCTcaagttttaaacagcgaggtttttctgGGGCataatatggcgagcttgaaaaaaaaggaaaaatatggtaattttttaaaaaaaaaaaaaaaactaaaaatgaagggaaaataaaataagtaagaaagtaatagcacaaacatcaaaaaataagttgatttgcaacaaataaaagttagaaaatgaaaaaaaaaaatgtttggcattagaaaaaacatgaataaactaaaaaaggaaaaaatgcaaaaaattcattttttttcattttaaccttGTTTTAAGAAAAGACggggtttttttttaagttttaaatggaaaatttatttatcatgcctttttcacatttttttggaaaaaaatgttttttttgtgattaCGGTTGAAATACAATGGTAAGAGTTTGAGGCTAAGTCgcatgggtacttcaataaggtctaCATACCTATGTCACCGTACTTGTACCTCAAATgagtacttggacacacttgggtactttttagCTCGAAGCTGATCCAAACTATTTAATTTTACTTAATTTAATTTGTTCCAActcagtttttattttgtttttcagagttattgttcattaacatataatgtttcTATTTATATCACTTATGTATTTAGATGTtgatttcattttgatttttttgtgctcttttgcatatatacatatatgtatcctGTTGTATGATCGTATCTCCATACCCACATTTTTTGAAGTTACCGTATCCATACTTGTATCTCCATACCCCTGCCCAAGTCGtaccatgtgacttagatttGAGGAGTAGTAGAATAGCATTTGgaaattttgcttttttgtaCAGACATATGTTTGCCATATTTGTATATGGGTGTACACAAATATACTTAACATTTATGAAATGACATGTAGCaagcaaaggaaaaaagtgggtaaaacaacataaaaactGTAGTGTGTGTTTTATTATGTTCTTTCAACAGCCTTTACGggagttttttttaatgctgaTTGCTTGGAGCTGTTTTGTGCCCCAGTAAATGGGTGATGATGAATGAAGTGACAAGACGTCTTGAGAGAGTTACAGATGATGTGCGGGATGAACTGTCACTTTACTGTCCACAAACTCTAAGGTACCTCAAATGGATCCTATTTTTCTTCCTGCATGGTTTAGCATTTACTGAAAGAAACAACTGTATGGTGTGCTTTTGTTATCAAGAATGAGAATTCAAGTAAGAAGGGCCAGGTTGGGCCCCCGGTACCTGGCCCGGGTGGAGTTCCAACTAGGAGGTGGTTTATGCAAAGACAGGACTAGGTCTCCTTCAGCTATGGTAATGATCTAGTTGACAATCCTATTAGATCTCTCTAGCTTTTGTGACTCCATAAAtccctttctctgtctctcatAGGATACTGTAATTCTTATGAAGATGGCTTCTTAACATGGGGGAGTGTATTTTAACTTTGACAGCTTTGCTAATCGCTTATGCCAACCTCATGCACCTAATCAGGTTAAAGTCAATTGTGCTCTCAAGTTGAATTTAGGGATTCAATGATGCCAACCCAGTGGTTATGGTTCCAGGGATGTCAATGCATAAAACAAAGTCTTGTTTCTGTGAAATTCTATCTATTAATTaatccagaaaagaaaaactttttacATCCACCTGACACCATATTAAGCGAAATTGGGAAAGCAAATCCGGGGCATGAAACATGAGTACTATTATGTGTTGTCTTGCTGTGTCAAACACTTAGCCCTTTCGAGGTGTCATGTGATGCTAAATGGTCGTTTATTGTAACTTGATTATGATGCACAACATGGTAAATTGGTAATGTTGATTGAGAATAAAAAATCATTCGTTACATCCACCTGGCACCAGATTAATGCTTGGCAAAGCAAATGGAAGGTATGAAACAGGAGTAATGTTAAGCATTGTCCTGCTGTGTCAAATACTTAGCCATCTGTAGGTGATGTACTCAACTAGTCTTTCTCTTTTCAGACTGGCATTTCCTGAAGAGGACAGCTTCTGTTTGAAAAAAATCCCGAAGCTTGATGATCCAGCTCAGCATTTGCTGTCGGGACTCATGGTGAGAACATTTCCTTTGTCTTAAAAATAATCAAGGACACAAGTTACCTGagtttttcagttttaaattaGCTTTGTTCTTAATTCTTGCAGCCTAGGCGCTCAGACTTTGACATGAACCAGCATGTGAACAACGTGACCTATATTGGTTGGCTTCTTGAGGTGAAAACATCTCTCTTTGGTTGTTAATGCATgattattttgaaattcattgcTTACTGTGTACTAGAATCTGAACTAAGCAAAGCTAGCAAAGTCACAGTTTTCTTCCTTTCAACAACAGAGTATGCCGCAAGAAGTATTAGACAGACATGAGCTTCAAACCATCACTTTAGATTACAGAAGGGAATGCCAACGAGATGACAAGGTTGATTCCTTGACTAGCTTGGAGTCAGACGACACAGAAGATATCTCAAGCGGTGGCCATGGCTCTGCAAATGGGTCTGCAACTGCAGCCAAGCAGAATGTGAACTCTTCAAGCAAAGAAGCCATCCAATTCTTGCATTTCTTGAGATTGTCTGATAATGGGCTCGAGATTAACAGAGGGAGAACCGTGTGGAGGAGAAAGGTGGCAAGCTATTAGCTCTTGAGGTTGTCTGGTACTAGTGCCTGTACGATTATGTAGAAAAGATAACTTATAATTCTTTCTACGGCGAGGATAGAACAGACGACAGTTCCCGACCGTTGGGTTTCAAAAATTTCCAACTAATCGGTTTtttggttgtgtgtgtgtgtgagggagagagagagctatttTTGGGCAATTGAACtagtgtcatttcttaattggTTAAATTTGGAAATGCCACCTTGTTAATTGTTATTCGCAGAAGCGGATGACCTTAAACTCTCAATCATTTTGCTGCTTTATTATCTTATGTCTGACTCAAATGCGAGATAGAGTTGGCTCTGCAGTCTTACATAAACTCATTAGTGTTCTATCTGTTGTCATAAATATGGTTGGCTTTGTTTTTCCCTCGAAAATCTTGCAGTGACTCTGACAATGGTTCTACTTCAGTCGGAGGATGTTGATGGTACTCTTGAGTCTTTTCTTTGATTATGCCACTTTCAGGTTTGAGGTATGAGTTAACAAGGGTGTATGGCCCAGCATTTACATATAATATGTCACCGTTGGGCAGTTCCGAGTACAGTTTTAGGTCACCAGGTACCgtagtttgattttgttttccACCACCATGGCCGTTTCTTTCTTAGTGGTGTAGCTGTGGGGACTCCTGCCCttgatttagtttattttcaagGTTTGGAAGCAACGAATTTTAAGATCAGGCCTTCCCCTTTTTCAACTTAGATTGGACATTCGACGAATCAAGAAAGCTAGTCTTGTGTTTTGTCAAATCACCAAAATAAGCCAACGTTAAATatgtggatttaaaatcagagGCATTCAACTGTTTCCTTGTTGACATTACACGTATTGTATGTACAATTGTCTTGGAAAAGGATTTCGCCGGAGgtgattcaaaaattttggaagagaaatgtTTGAGGGTGTCGACGGATACCCTCTCTTGCGCTTGAACTTGATGCATATTTAGCATGTAACCTACATTGTAATTTTGACATTCAAACAGACCACGAGGGAGATATATATCCCTATGGCTTTGCGCAGTCTACTGGAGAATGTGATCTCAATTCTAAACGCCATTCTTTTCAACAGTCAAAAAAAGCCCAATTTGAGTCCTACaagtttttaccttttttttttcccattcatcattttatgatatttttgtcAACTAGAATAAATGATCTTTTTGAAGCCATGCATCGGATCCAAGGAGTTTGGAGTACCTGTTGGCACCAgcgaagctggttatgtgcactGAAAAATTGTGcacaaaaaactttttaagcAGGTAAAAATGAACGgtgaaaaagttttaaaagtttaaatgatccattattttataaaaaaattcaaaaataacgTCCACACCCCTTTGGTGCACACTTGTTCCATTCATAAAGTATGCAGGGCAGCGAACGAGCCGCGAGGTCGTATGCTGCAGGATAACTGACAACTGCCATCGGCCAGAGCACGATTTCattattcaagaaatgaaaaagtaaagtCATCCGTTGATAGGGAGTGATCAAAACTGTGTCCATATCTTGATTCTGGCTAAACAAATTAGGAGCAGAACTGTCATTGCAGTGTGGAAAGAAGAGGGTCAAAGATGCTTAGTTCTGCTACAGTGGAAGCAGACAGAGTCGAATTGGAGCTGCTCCGCTCGTGGCTTGAGAAGAACAAGGAATTCATGAAGATAGGCACCAATAACTCAGGGTGGCGAAAGTGATGGCAAAACATGACGAGTGTAGAAGGCCCATTTCGGCGAGAGGAAAATCTATGGCAGAACTCGGTAACAGAGTTCAGATTTATGAAGAGCTAACCCCAACTGAAAATTGGCAAATTTATGCCCCTTAATGACAGGCAGTACCTTCCAGCTTCCTCTCTATTGTATTTGTGGACAGTGGCAGAGCCATATataggttggtgtgggcaactgcccacatcagcttctcaattttctttcatttttacattaagattGTTTAACATTTACTtggttatacatgtaagtgccctTTCATGTATGAAAAACATGTGAAATCTGTGCTCCTTCAGAAAATTTTTCTAGCTCGGCCACTGTTTGTGGAGGTGTTTTGGATTCGTGTCAGCTTGTCCTCTCTCAGCAATTGATGTTCAGGATCCTGTTTATTCTGTGCATATCTCTATTTTTGGGTAATAAAGAATGGTAGCCTTTTCCCCACATTTCTTATGTTccttatgagaaaaaaaagttatttgttcATGCATAACCAGTTTTCTTGTAGGTCAAATTCTTCTGCAGAACGATGGAACAGAAAATAGGAGGGTGGCACAACTTCTCCAttatttgaaaaacttgtgcaGATCTTAAACCCAAACCAAAGGATAGAGCTGCCTGATTGAGTCTTTGACGGGTCAGACCTATGCCCGAATTGGTTGATAAGGACCTACATCTGGTCAGAAGTTTGCCAATACCGGATCCAAATCTGGACCCTAACTATGTTTGCGATGTACATCATGATCGGATCTGCCTCCAAGGCCTGTTGAGCagtattttttcttatatatacttttttttttttttactgaaaacTTTGTGGATTCAGAGAGGAGCCGGTCTCGATTCGAAGTTCAAACCGTGAATTAGATTATATAAACCCGGTTCGAGATTCCGAGAAGCCTGGTGCCTATCAATGTCGATGAGGGAGAGAGGGGATTTTACGTCGATGGCGTTCCCTCCACACGATTTTCTTGCTCCTCTTCACTCCTCTTATCGTCTCTCAGCCTTACCCAACCCCtgcttctctctccctttctctatcCTGAGGTTAGTTCAGTTCGTTTCGCCTTTCTTTCTTCAGCGTTGCTGTATGTTTCGTTTTCATCGTATGTTTTGactttctctgttttttctaTGCTGCGAAAACGATgagaacatttttttctctcgaTTTTCATGCGGTTTTTGGGTGTTCAGCTTGACCTTTCGTAACTTCTTTTTGGAGAAGGAAAGGTTTCAGTAGAGGGAGGAAGGGAGTCTTATCTGATAACGAATCAATTGAAGTTTTCATGAATTGTTACTGAGAACGGGGTCGAACTTTTATCGGTTCTTTACACCAGGCTGGGTCTCTTCAGGGGATAGGAATTCCTAGCATTTTAGTAACTGAGATTTCGGGCGTgtagatttctttttcttttcatcttcattggTTCAGTGTAAGTTCCGGTCGGTTTAGTTGGATTACAGAGGTGTTGATGATTAACATGCGTTGCTTACTGGAGTATTGTTAAATATGATCTCCTTGCATAAGTTGTTGTTACTTGTTAAAATTCGTTTTCATTTGCAATTTACTTCAAATGACGTAAAGGTTTTTCGTGCCAATGGACAGAGGAAGTTTTTGTGAcaagtttaagaattttttGGAATGTCTCTGGGCTTCCATGGTATTGGAAATAAACTTTATGGCTCTTATGAAGGCGTTTCAACTTCCAACCATGGATTTCTTTCAACGTATTTAACATGCAATTTCTGCTGATGTTAAAGGTGCTTATAGTGTCAATTGATTAACATTCATGATAAGTCATAGGAGCCTGCACCGACACGCATACACACTCATATACACGTAAATGTTAAAATTACAGTTGTGAATCCATCTTTATTCTTTAAATTTCAGTGGATTCGTGGAAAAATTTTAGCCTAGTAACGCAACTTAGCTTCATATATTCCTATTCACAGTCATGCTAAAATAGTATTATCTTCGTAAATTTCCTATTTTGGTTCCAGGTTAGTATTGTCAACAGTAATTTGATGGTATTAGCTCTTTCTTGACGTGAGTTAAATGTGTGGAAATGTGTTTTCTTACCAGCAGGGCACATCCAATTCACCCAAGATTTGCCTTATATCTAGAAATTACAGTACTGCTCAACAATTTTCTTCATAATAATGAGTTTGCTGTGGGAGATGAGTCCATCCAAACAGTTTTGCTGGAGCTCTGATGTATATGGTTTGCTGACTGAATGTCCAATGTCTAGTAGAATGGAAATAAGTATCTTTCACTTTTGTATTTCTATTATATAAGTTGAGGTAGGTATTGTTTTTCCGAAGTAATTACCTATTTCATTCAAGGAAATATGTAGCACATGACAAACAGGAAATGCAGACAAAATTTAAGTGTAGTTTCTGCATCTTCAAACTTTATATGAGCCTAATGGCATTAACCTATTATAATGTGCTATTCTTTACTGGGCAGG
Proteins encoded in this region:
- the LOC116249629 gene encoding oleoyl-acyl carrier protein thioesterase 2, chloroplastic-like produces the protein MLHGCKVSGFSRGTLLQPSFNRRNVGSQPLSRRDIRLAPASSSASVAHGLPDLAVSEPSSDTRESLADRLRLGNLEEDGFSYKERFIVRCYEVGVNRTATIETVANLLQEVACSHAQSVGFSTDGFATTNTMRKRNLIWVAARMHIEVYKYPAWADVVEIETWCQGEGKIGTRRDWILKDFATDTVIGRATSKWVMMNEVTRRLERVTDDVRDELSLYCPQTLRLAFPEEDSFCLKKIPKLDDPAQHLLSGLMPRRSDFDMNQHVNNVTYIGWLLESMPQEVLDRHELQTITLDYRRECQRDDKVDSLTSLESDDTEDISSGGHGSANGSATAAKQNVNSSSKEAIQFLHFLRLSDNGLEINRGRTVWRRKVASY